In Deinobacterium chartae, the genomic stretch CTTCGGCGTACAGGCGCTCTTGCAGGTTCTGCATGCGCGCTTGCAGTTGCCCGGTCTTGGTTTCGGCGTCCTGGCGGTTCTGTCCCCCGTCGTCACGGGTGTCCCAATCGTCCAGCCGGACCCTGTGACCCGGGCGGACGCGGTAGGCATCGGTTTGCATGCTCGCAGCATAACGCGGAGCCCACGGCCTGCAGAGCTCCGCTCAAGGTTCGCTCAGCGTTTCAGGAGGGGCGCGTCTGATTCAGCCAGTCGGTCACCGCGCCCGCCAGGGCTTCAGCGGGGGCGCTGCCCTGGGCCAGGGTGGGGCTACCGCCGCCGCGCCCGCCTGCGGCGCGCAGGATCTCGGTCAATACCTCGCGAGCCGGGCGCGGCAGGGTGCTGGTCACGGCCAGTCGGCCGCTGACGGTATAAACCACGCCCAGCGTCTCGGGCAGCTGGGTCAGGGCCTGCGAGACCGGCTTGATCAGCGCCTCGTCCTCGAGTTTCAAGATCCGCACCCGGCCCGCGCTGAGCAGCTCTTGAGGAGCCTGGTGAACGAGAAAACCGGCCAGTTGTTCCTGGGTGCGCGCGAGCTTGCGCGCGTCCTCGAGGGCGCTGGCGCGCAGGGCCTCTACCCGTTCGGTCAACTGGTCGATGCCGCTGGAGAAGCTGCGCGCCAGGTCGCGGGCCGTGCGGTAGGTGTGGGTCAGGCGCGCGTGAGCCTCGAGGCCCGCCGAGAAGAACACGCGGGTCAGGCTGCCGTGCACGCGCTCGAGGCGCAGCACCACGATCGGTCCGGCCAGCGCGGTGGAGGAGAGGTGCGTACCGCCGCAGGCGCTGACCTCCCAGTAGCCCGAGGGCTCCTGTGGGTCGTGAACCAGCACCAGGCGCACCCGGCCGGACACTTGCGGCGGGCGGCGCAACGGGAAGTGTGCCAGCTCGGCTTCGGGCACCTCGAGATCCGAGATGCGCAGGTCGCGGTACACGGCGTTCATCACCGTACGCTCGGCTGCCTCGGCGTCTTCGGGAGTGGGGTCGCCCTCGAGGTCTAAGCTGCACTCCTCGGAGCGCATCGAGACCGCCTGCACCCGGAAAGCCGGGTTGACGCGCAAGAAGGCCTGGGCGAGCAGGTGCTCGGCGGTGTGGCGCTGGCTGTGGCGCAGGCGGCGGTCGGCGTCGATCTCGCCTTCGACCTCGAGGCCCGGCGTGGGCAGGTCGCCCTCGAGGGTGTGCCACACCTGACCGCCGCTTTTTTGCACGTCGGTGACGCGCGCGCTGCCTGTGGCCCAGCGCAGCTCGCCGGCATCGGCGTTCTGGCCGCCGCCTTCGGGGTAAAACAGCGAGGCCTCGAGGGCCACCCGCCTGCCCTCGAGGGCGGTGACGCGCGAACGGAAACGGGTTGCGAACGGTTGTTGGTGGTAAAGGGGTTTCATGCGCGCCTCTGCGCGAACGTGCACGGCAAGGTGGAAAGCATGGCCCAGTCTATAGCGTGGGCCATGCGGTGACGATCAGAGGTAGCGCAGGGCCCACGCGCTCAGGCCGCGCTCCGGGGCCATCTGTGCCAGGGCCAGCGCCGAGGGCGGCAGGTCACGGGCGGGGCGGGCCCCGAGTTCCGCCGCCAAGCGGTCGAACTCCAGGGCGTCGTACTTGGCCTCTTCCAGCAGGACCTCGCGGACCAGGCCCTCCTCGACGCGGTACACACCGCCGTACACGTTGCCCTTGCGGGCGTCGAGGCTGGCGGCCATGACGCCGTCGCGCTGCGCTGCGATCGCCTCGAGGGTGCTGAGCCCCAGCACCGGGGCGTTCCAGGCGGTCGCCAGTCCCAGCGCGTACGAAGCGCCCACCCGCACCCCGGTGTACGATCCGGGGCCCACTCCCAGCGCGATGCGGTCGGCGCGCGGCTCGAGGCCCGCCTCCTCGAACAGGGCGCGCACCTCGAGGGCGATGCGGGCGGCGTGGTCGCGCTC encodes the following:
- a CDS encoding alanyl-tRNA editing protein gives rise to the protein MKPLYHQQPFATRFRSRVTALEGRRVALEASLFYPEGGGQNADAGELRWATGSARVTDVQKSGGQVWHTLEGDLPTPGLEVEGEIDADRRLRHSQRHTAEHLLAQAFLRVNPAFRVQAVSMRSEECSLDLEGDPTPEDAEAAERTVMNAVYRDLRISDLEVPEAELAHFPLRRPPQVSGRVRLVLVHDPQEPSGYWEVSACGGTHLSSTALAGPIVVLRLERVHGSLTRVFFSAGLEAHARLTHTYRTARDLARSFSSGIDQLTERVEALRASALEDARKLARTQEQLAGFLVHQAPQELLSAGRVRILKLEDEALIKPVSQALTQLPETLGVVYTVSGRLAVTSTLPRPAREVLTEILRAAGGRGGGSPTLAQGSAPAEALAGAVTDWLNQTRPS
- the tsaB gene encoding tRNA (adenosine(37)-N6)-threonylcarbamoyltransferase complex dimerization subunit type 1 TsaB; the encoded protein is MITLALDTATPWLALALVAPHVTLERTPRVERDHAARIALEVRALFEEAGLEPRADRIALGVGPGSYTGVRVGASYALGLATAWNAPVLGLSTLEAIAAQRDGVMAASLDARKGNVYGGVYRVEEGLVREVLLEEAKYDALEFDRLAAELGARPARDLPPSALALAQMAPERGLSAWALRYL